From the genome of Impatiens glandulifera chromosome 9, dImpGla2.1, whole genome shotgun sequence, one region includes:
- the LOC124915426 gene encoding enoyl-CoA delta isomerase 2, peroxisomal-like, whose amino-acid sequence MCSLEKRGNIFFLTLTGEGENRLNPNLIASIRSSLAVVRQQSTPGTVLVTSGQGKYFCYGFDLAWAQANSDEKHSTADRLYQMVDLFKPLVSDLISLPIPTIAAVTGHAVAAGMALAISHDYIVMRSDRAVFYMSELEVGLSIPDYFTELFRSKIGSPGKRRDVLLKAAKVKAEEAAAMGLIESAHDSVEETMEAAVRMGEELAKRGWKGEVYSEIRKGLYPELCGLFGLATKKVIALPRL is encoded by the coding sequence ATGTGCAGCTTAGAGAAACGCGGCAACATTTTCTTCCTGACCCTCACCGGAGAAGGCGAGAATCGTCTGAATCCGAATCTGATAGCCTCTATCCGATCCTCTCTCGCCGTCGTCCGTCAGCAATCAACCCCTGGCACAGTCCTGGTCACCTCCGGCCAAGGCAAATACTTCTGCTACGGATTCGACCTCGCCTGGGCCCAAGCTAATTCTGATGAAAAACATTCCACTGCAGATCGTCTTTACCAAATGGTTGATCTCTTCAAGCCTCTAGTGTCAGATCTCATATCTCTCCCAATCCCGACTATTGCTGCGGTAACAGGCCACGCTGTGGCGGCAGGCATGGCTCTTGCGATCAGTCACGATTACATTGTGATGAGGAGTGATCGGGCCGTATTCTATATGAGCGAGCTTGAAGTCGGATTGTCGATACCGGACTATTTCACGGAGCTGTTCCGGTCGAAGATTGGATCGCCGGGGAAGAGGAGGGACGTGTTGCTGAAGGCGGCGAAGGTGAAGGCGGAAGAAGCGGCGGCGATGGGTTTGATAGAGTCGGCGCATGATAGTGTGGAGGAGACGATGGAGGCTGCGGTGCGCATGGGGGAAGAGTTGGCGAAGAGAGGATGGAAGGGAGAGGTGTATTCGGAGATACGGAAGGGTCTATATCCCGAGCTATGTGGCCTCTTCGGATTGGCCACTAAGAAAGTCATTGCCTTGCCGCGGCTCTGA
- the LOC124914642 gene encoding enoyl-CoA delta isomerase 2, peroxisomal-like has translation MCSLEKRGNIFFLTLTGNDEHRLNPNLIASIRSQLSQVRQQATPGTVLVTSAQGKFFSNGFDIAWAQSAGDKAVATDRLHQMVDLFKPAVADLISLPIPTIAVVAGHAAAAGMVLAVSHDYVTMKSDRCVLYMSELDIGLTFPDYFTGLFRSKIGSASAMRDVMLKAVKVKSKEALAMGLVESEHGTGEEAMEAAVRMGEGLAKKGWNGEVYSEIRKAIYPELCAVLGLTTKTVIASPRL, from the coding sequence atGTGCAGCTTAGAGAAACGCGGCAACATCTTCTTCCTGACCCTCACCGGCAACGATGAGCATCGCCTGAACCCTAACCTAATTGCCTCTATCCGATCTCAACTCTCCCAGGTCCGACAACAGGCAACCCCTGGGACCGTCCTGGTCACTTCCGCCCAAGGCAAATTCTTCTCCAACGGATTCGACATCGCATGGGCCCAATCCGCCGGTGATAAAGCTGTCGCTACCGATCGCCTTCACCAAATGGTTGACCTTTTCAAGCCAGCCGTTGCGGATCTGATATCCCTCCCGATCCCAACGATCGCGGTGGTAGCAGGGCACGCGGCGGCGGCAGGCATGGTCCTGGCCGTGAGTCACGATTACGTAACGATGAAGAGTGATCGGTGCGTCTTATATATGAGCGAGCTTGATATCGGATTGACGTTTCCTGATTACTTCACGGGTCTGTTCCGATCGAAGATTGGATCGGCGAGTGCGATGAGAGATGTGATGCTGAAGGCGGTGAAGGTGAAATCGAAAGAGGCGTTGGCGATGGGTCTGGTCGAATCGGAACACGGAACTGGGGAGGAGGCGATGGAGGCTGCGGTGCGAATGGGAGAAGGGTTAGCTAAGAAAGGATGGAACGGGGAGGTTTATTCGGAGATACGAAAGGCTATATATCCCGAGTTATGTGCCGTCCTTGGATTGACCACTAAGACAGTCATTGCCTCTCCACGACTCTAA